Proteins from a single region of Gossypium arboreum isolate Shixiya-1 chromosome 1, ASM2569848v2, whole genome shotgun sequence:
- the LOC128291743 gene encoding uncharacterized protein LOC128291743 → MADPLPESEPEQEPKQELEAKPEPDPEPEAEPKLEGKPKPDPEPEPKPETEPELGTEPKSDPELEPESEPKPEPEPESKPEPQLESESESQPETEPASEWDSGWDSDLESYTQSESETELELPIPITIRYEMNTESRFFLCSHCGNHVVSMDNCVVGVEGPGVNGIICHNPINVESDDISRSKIVLYQRAVNVYCIACNGAVGERFTELTPPYPRIMEGSYLLRRNWMLYWNGTQLRQAIGAVDDRPP, encoded by the exons ATGGCGGACCCGCTGCCAGAGTCAGAGCCAGAGCAAGAACCGAAGCAAGAGTTAGAGGCAAAACCGGAGCCGGATCCAGAACCGGAGGCAGAGCCAAAGTTAGAGGGAAAACCGAAGCCAGATCCAGAACCGGAACCAAAACCGGAGACAGAGCCAGAGTTAGGGACAGAACCGAAGTCGGATCCAGAGTTAGAGCCAGAGTCAGAACCAAAACCAGAGCCAGAACCAGAATCGAAGCCAGAACCGCAGTTAGAGTCAGAGTCAGAGTCGCAGCCAGAGACAGAACCAGCGTCAGAGTGGGACTCAGGGTGGGACTCGGACCTGGAGTCATACACGCAATCAGAGTCAGAGACAGAGCTGGAGCTTCCAATTCCGATCACCATTAGATATGAAATGAATACTGAATCTCGTTTCTTTTTATGCAGTCATTGTGGAAACCACGTCGTCAGCATGGACAACTGTGTCGTTGGT gTAGAAGGCCCGGGTGTGAATGGAATTATCTGCCACAACCC TATCAATGTGGAAAGCGATGATATATCTCGTAGTAAGATAGTTTTATATCAGCGAGCGGTGAATGTCTATTGTATTGCATGCAACGGAGCCGTTGGGGAGAGATTT ACTGAGCTTACTCCACCTTACCCTCGTATAATGGAAGGAAGTTATTTACTTCGTCG GAACTGGATGCTGTATTGGAATGGAACCCAGTTGCGTCAGGCGATAGGAGCCGTCGATGACAGACCCCCTTAA